A DNA window from Daucus carota subsp. sativus chromosome 3, DH1 v3.0, whole genome shotgun sequence contains the following coding sequences:
- the LOC108214049 gene encoding uncharacterized protein LOC108214049, whose product MIIALMARKGKGKGKAKETTKGKGKGKAKETTSTRKGKGKSSTLAIRDEPTDSDEGGENPNEEEVPRRRVIRRPRSHSAGLFGKVPPKPIRINISGGHIEDDQAKKTLLAIVRERWPVGHYTFTDIVEHDGEWLKHVVEEFNLYFKQQKGQSRSEAKNIIEKHIKNTIKRTLNELKTNIEQKSKESGISKLSLRPGYWSELFWKDLLNYWEKNEGHLHRSSVGSTNRKNVERLHSAGARSFNKVKEEMKRKERGKNPTRLEVWNRTHTRVGSDPEHPVYTTPAAMAIATRYASILESRPVSVTQTGDRDEPLEWWLSATGVPEGKKPKKDYLVGFPEARASQLIPTLASRYRDSTRGEAGGSSGQRQEAVIPDNVYLSVVRNVLNEVRANPLQFQRQMSEEEIANFAKTALEASDPAADPSTRVQWNSMIGGEMVHIVGSMVEDILLKMERKVEEEKERRLAAEKDYTDPEELSEEERGGPEAGADAGANASAASGADASAASGADASAASGAGATAAADGAASDSDVTLD is encoded by the exons ATGATTATTGCCTTAATGGCAAGAAAAGGCAAGGGCAAGGGGAAGGCCAAGGAGACAACCAAAGGCAAGGGAAAAGGGAAAGCCAAGGAGACAACTTCCACTCGGAAGGGTAAAGGAAAGTCTAGCACCTTGGCTATACGTGATGAGCCAACTGATTCGGATGAAGGCGGGGAGAATCCGAATGAAGAGGAAGTTCCAAGACGAAGGGTAATTAGGAGGCCACGATCCCATTCAGCCGGTTTGTTTGGAAAAGTCCCTCCGAAACCAATCCGTATCAATATTTCAGGAGGACA TATTGAAGATGATCAAGCAAAGAAGACTTTGCTTGCTATTGTTCGTGAAAGGTGGCCCGTTGGACATTACACGTTCACCGACATTGTTGAACATGATGGTGAATGGCTAAAACACGTAGTCGAGGAATTTAAT TTATATTTCAAGCAACAAAAGGGACAAAGCCGGTCCgaagcaaaaaatataattgagaaGCATATCAAGAACACAATAAAGAGGACGTTGAATGAGCTCAAGACAAATATTGAGCAAAAATCAAAGGAAAGCGGAAtatcaaaattgagtttaagaCCTGGATATTGGTCTGAACTTTTTTGGAaggatttattaaattattgggAAAAGAATGAGGGGCACTTGCATAGGTCATCCGTTGGATCTACGAACCGCAAGAACGTCGAGCGGTTGCATAGTGCCGGTGCCCGGTCTTTTAATAAAGTGAAGgag GAAATGAAAAGGAAGGAACGTGGAAAGAATCCAACTCGCCTTGAAGTATGGAACCGGACGCATACAAGGGTTGGAAGTGATCCCGAGCACCCCGTGTATACCACGCCTGCTGCAATGGCCATAGCG ACACGATATGCTTCTATTCTAGAAAGCAGGCCGGTGTCGGTTACACAAACAGGGGATAGAGACGAGCCCTTGGAATGGTGGTTGTCAGCAACCGGAGTTCCCGAAGGCAAAAAGCCTAAGAAGGACTACCTTGTTGGATTCCCCGAGGCTCGTGCTAGTCAACTTATTCCGACTCTTGCCTCACGTTACAGGGATTCAACAAGAGGCGAAGCCGGTGGATCTTCCGGTCAGAGACAAGAAGCCGTCATTCCCGACAATGTGTACCTCTCGGTCGTGCGCAATGTGCTCAATGAGGTCCGTGCGAACCCCCTTCAATTTCAGCGACAAATGTCTGAAGAAGAGATCGCGAATTTTGCAAAAACCGCACTAGAGGCCTCCGATCCAGCTGCCGATCCAAGTACAAGGGTTCAATGGAATTCTATGATTGGTGGGGAGATGGTACACATTGTGGGGTCGATGGTCGAGGATATACTCCTCAAAATGGAAAGGAAGGTTGAAGAG GAAAAGGAACGCAGACTCGCAGCGGAGAAGGATTATACTGATCCAGAGGAGCTGTCGGAGGAGGAACGCGGGGGACCCGAAGCTGGTGCTGATGCGGGTGCCAATGCTAGTGCTGCTTCGGGAGCGGATGCTAGTGCTGCTTCGGGAGCGGATGCTAGTGCTGCTTCCGGAGCGGGTGCTACTGCCGCTGCGGATGGAGCTGCTTCCGATTCAGATGTTACATTAGATTAG
- the LOC135151339 gene encoding uncharacterized protein LOC135151339: MCMKRPYMFLTDIIPGPESIGKNINIYLRPLIDELKTLWYTGVQTYDQSLKQNFTMRAALMWTISDFPAMSMVSGWSGKGKLACPVCLGSVQGFQLKHSGKCSFHGTNRIFLEPNDPLRKKSSLFDHSEKRLWRGRLSGEEVKTWIDSIDFPPPGKTNKKKRSDGYGVEHHWTHAPMFYDLPYWSSHSLRHSIDIMHTEKNVFENIFFTIVGGKKSKDHHKARSDCKHFGVLPHLWIDENGKKPKAPYSLSRKQLKLLCQWIESLKLPDGYVSNISRCCNAKECKFFGFKSHDCHIFLQKLLPLSIRELLPGPIVDALTMISNFFQELCSSVITRSDLDLMTKSVIRALCLLETIFPQTWFDSMEHLVIHLAEEIRLAGPAYWHWMYPIERLLGKFKQKVGNKARVEGSIAERYMEEEILNFCSFYFATDSIHNKIRRNEARFDGDGSEKLEVFEYPIECLGKEGSRYLTDKERKLAEEYVLLNSPEIQPYLRRFTDRVMSQRPETTPQQLDCYIKTRFKDWLLKKVGRNDVNRPLLQYLFEGPAMRVMTFETCKVNGYKFCTRTSSGSGVIVKGTSHDNNSDYYGQLEEIVKLIYRGGNYVYLFKCIWFDSVGNGVVIDKNRVVTVDITSRLKSDEIFILASQASQVYYAPSVLNPHGKYFTVVKSKSRPISESIKISNDIEEAYQEDRSNATSAFSIFVDFAQYGSLPFVRHEEDEQEEEDKDEEEDDDEEEEEEEEEEEEEEEEEEEDKDEEEDDYDDGFDEID; encoded by the exons ATGTGTATGAAGAGACCGTATATGTTTTTGACGGATATTATACCGGGTCCGGAGAGTATtgggaaaaatattaatatatatcttagacctctcattgatgaattgaagacaTTATGGTATACCGGAGTGCAAACATATGACCAATctctaaaacaaaattttaccatGAGAGCGGCTCTTATGTGGACAATCAGTGATTTTCCTGCCATGAGTATGGTAAGTGGTTGGTCGGGGAAAGGAAAGCTTGCATGTCCAGTGTGTTTGGGAAGTGTGCAGGGGTTTCAGTTAAAACATTCTGGGAAATGTTCTTTTCATGGCACTAACCGAATTTTTCTTGAACCTAATGATCCATTGCGTAAGAAGAGTAGCTTGTTTGACCATTCGGAAAAAAGGTTGTGGCGTGGACGCTTATCCGGGGAGGAAGTTAAAACTTGGATTGATAGCATAGACTTTCCACCACCCGGAAAGactaacaaaaagaaaagaagtgatGGATATGGGGTTGAGCATCATTGGACTCATGCCCCGATGTTCTATGATCTCCCTTATTGGTCTTCACATAGTTTGCGACATTCCATTGATATCATGCATACCGAAAAAAATGTGTTTGAGAACATATTTTTTACCATTGTTGGGGGCAAGAAGTCAAAAGATCACCACAAGGCAAGGTCGGATTGCAAACACTTCGGTGTGTTGCCTCATTTGTGGATTGATGAAAAtggcaaaaaaccaaaagctcCGTACTCTCTTAGTAGAAAACAACTCAAACTTCTATGTCAGTGGATTGAGTCGTTGAAACTTCCAGACGGTTATGTCTCAAATATATCTCGTTGTTGCAATGCTAAGGAGTGTAAGTTTTTTGGATTTAAATCGCATGATTGTCatattttccttcaaaaatTGTTGCCTCTATCAATTCGCGAGCTTCTACCGGGACCAATTGTGGATGCCTTGACAatgatttccaatttttttcaagaattatGTTCATCTGTGATTACGAGATCCGACTTGGATCTAATGACGAAATCGGTTATTAGAGCTTTGTGTttattggaaacaatttttcctcagacTTGGTTTGATTCGATGGAGCATTTGGTAATACATTTAGCAGAAGAAATTAGACTAGCGGGACCCGCTTATTGGCATTGGATGTATCCAATTGAACGGTTATTAGGGAAATTTAAACAAAAGGTTGGTAATAAAGCGCGAGTCGAGGGTTCAATTGCCGAACGTTATATGGAAGAGGAGATTCTTAATTTTTGTTCCTTCTACTTTGCCACGGactcaattcataataaaatacgTCGCAATGAAGCTCGTTTTGATGGTGATGGCTCCGAAAAATTAGAAGTTTTTGAATATCCAATTGAATGTCTTGGTAAAGAGGGAAGTCGTTATTTGACCGATAAAGAGCGAAAGTTAGCAGAAGAATATGTACTTCTAAACTCTCCAGAAATTCAACCTTATCTAAg gcGGTTTACAGATCGTGTTATGAGTCAACGTCCGGAGACAACACCTCAACAATTAGATTGTTACATAAAGACCCGATTTAAAGATTGGTTATTGAAAAAg gttgGACGAAATGATGTAAACCGACCTCTTCTTCAATATTTGTTTGAGGGACCGGCTATGCGGGTAATGACATTTGAGACTTGTAAAGTCAATGGATACAAATTTTGTACGAGAACATCTTCCGGTTCCGGTGTCATTGTTAAGGGCACTTCACATGATAACAATAGTGATTATTATGGACAATTGGAGGAAATTGTCAAGCTTATTTATCGAGGaggaaattatgtatatttattcaaatgtaTATGGTTTGATAGTGTCGGAAATGGTGTTGTGATTGATAAAAATAGGGTCGTGACCGTGGATATTACTTCAAGATTGAAGTCGGATGAGATTTTTATTTTGGCTAGTCAAGCTTCCCAGGTTTACTATGCTCCCAGTGTATTGAATCCACATGGCAAATATTTTACGGTCGTCAAGTCTAAAAGTCGTCCGATAAGCGAAtctatcaaaatatcaaatgataTTGAAGAAGCTTATCAAGAAGATAGATCAAATGCTACTAGTGCATTCtctatatttgttgattttgcacaATATGGTTCCTTACCGTTCGTTCGacatgaagaagatgaacaagaagaagaagacaaagatgaagaagaggatgatgatgaagaagaagaagaagaagaagaagaagaagaagaagaagaagaagaagaagaagaagacaaagatgaagaagaggatgattatgatgatggatttgatgaaattgattaa